A single genomic interval of Coccidioides posadasii str. Silveira chromosome 1, complete sequence harbors:
- the LCB1 gene encoding serine palmitoyltransferase component (BUSCO:195619at4751~EggNog:ENOG410PGFC~COG:O~TransMembrane:1 (n10-15c19/20o43-61i)~BUSCO:5664at33183) has product MMDLQEAQRVVLACLQALANQFQRVPGSAIFIRYVKSSYQNDPVRSAVELFLFLFAVRYLLAPKYSTKPNFVSLCEEEIDDLVEDWSPDPLVPNPSPDDEAEVEKRVVLAGATGPKSKLTNGRTVVNLASYNHFNFVGSEFLKEKAVQTLRTYGVGPCGPPGFYGTQDVHMRTEADVASFLGTPACIIYAQAFSTISSVIPAFSKRGDIIVADKSVNFAVRKGIQISRSIVRWYEHNDMEDLERVLAKITKEQAKKPLTRRFIITEALFENRGDMVDLPKIVELRLKYKFRLILDETWSFGVLGRTGRGITEHQNVDPAQVDMIVGSLAGPLIAGGGFCAGSEEIVHHQRISATSYCFSAALPALLSTTASESLTLLQESPELLTILRDNIKAMWSQLDRSDWVYCSSAPENPIMFLPLKPEVVSSRRLSVEDQQYIMQDIVDEALANGVLITRLKTIPDESGPKLLGGQVPPALKICLTTGLSRKEVEKAGTIIRHAITKVMRQKR; this is encoded by the exons ATGATGGATCTCCAGGAGGCTCAGCGAGTCGTCCTAGCCTGCTTGCAGGCACTGGCAAACCAGTTCCAGCGAGTTCCTGGGTCGGCGATATTCATACGCTACGTGAAGTCGAGCTATCAGAATGATCCGGTGCGGTCGGCTGTGGAGctatttttgtttttgttcgCTGTGAGATATCTGTTGGCGCCGAAGTATTCGACGAAGCCGAATTTTGTGTCTCTGTGTGAGGAG GAGATCGATGATTTGGTCGAAGATTGGAGCCCCGATCCTTTGGTACCGAACCCGTCCCCGGACGATGAAGCGGAGGTTGAAAAACGTGTAGTACTTGCTGG GGCGACCGGACCAAAATCCAAACTCACGAACGGGCGCACCGTAGTCAATCTCGCCTCTTACAACCACTTTAACTTTGTCGGAAGCGAATTCCTAAAAGAAAAGGCAGTCCAGACTCTCCGGACGTATGGCGTCGGTCCCTGTGGCCCTCCCGGATTCTATGGAACCCAGGATGTTCATATGCGTACCGAAGCGGATGTGGCGTCTTTCCTTGGAACTCCGGCTTGTATCATCTACGCACAGGCTTTCTCTACGATCTCTAGCGTGATTCCTGCTTTTTCAAAGAGAGGGGATATAATTGTTGCTGATAAAAGTGTTAACTTCGCCGTTCGAAAGGGAATTCAGATTTCAAGGAGCATTGTTCGGTGGTATGAGCACAACGATATGGAGGACCTGGAGCGGGTTTTGGCCAAGATTACGAAGGAACAGGCGAAGAAGCCACTCACCCGAAGGTTTATTATCACTGAAGCGTTGTTTGAGAACCGTGGGGATATGGTGGATTTACCGAAAATC GTTGAACTGAGACTCAAATACAAGTTCAGACTCATTCTTGACGAGACCTGGTCCTTCGGTGTCCTCGGCAGAACCGGACGTGGGATCACGGAACATCAAAACGTCGACCCTGCGCAAGTTGACATGATTGTCGGTTCGTTGGCCGGTCCACTGATTGCTGGTGGAGGTTTCTGTGCTGGTTCAGAGGAGATTGTTCATCATCAGCGTATTTCGGCTACATCGTACTGCTTCTCGGCAGCATTACCAGCTCTGCTTTCCACCACGGCCAGCGAAAGCTTAACTTTGTTGCAAGAAAGCCCAGAGCTACTCACGATTCTAAGAGATAATATCAAAGCCATGTGGTCGCAGCTGGATCGCAGCGATTGGGTTTACTGTTCTAGCGCACCTGAGAATCCGATTATGTTCTTGCCCCTGAAGCCCGAGGTTGTGTCCTCCAGGCGTCTTTCAGTTGAGGATCAGCAATATATCATGCAGGATATTGTCGATGAG GCCCTTGCCAATGGCGTTCTCATCACTCGACTAAAAACAATACCCGATGAATCAGGCCCAAAGCTTCTCGGCGGCCAGGTACCACCGGCGCTCAAGATCTGCCTCACGACCGGCTTATCGAGAAAGGAAGTGGAGAAAGCAGGGACCATCATTAGGCACGCGATTACGAAGGTCATGAGGCAAAAGCGATGA